From a single Chlamydia muridarum str. Nigg genomic region:
- a CDS encoding BPL-N domain-containing protein produces MQRILVYSDKGVSPYYLRHTVRWLKQAAFPFQMEVCRVNGQFLIHEPLWEETTQLLVIPGGADVPYHHVLHGLGTARIDNYVREGGAYLGICAGAYFGCAHFSFLEPNGSLLVAKRDLGFFPGMANGPAYDSAFSYTSSSGVLAASLRFTDFPGKSFALFNGGCYFENAEDFSEVRVEARYNDLPGSPAAIISRRLDRGLVVLSGPHIEYLPEFCSLQEENVVHAREQIAKNSAGLEEYKQTLIKRLLSNVVEHVLY; encoded by the coding sequence ATGCAACGTATTTTAGTTTATTCAGACAAAGGAGTTTCTCCTTACTATTTACGTCATACTGTTCGTTGGCTGAAACAGGCTGCTTTTCCTTTCCAGATGGAAGTATGTCGTGTGAATGGGCAATTTCTCATCCACGAGCCTCTTTGGGAGGAGACTACCCAGCTTTTAGTTATCCCAGGAGGGGCAGATGTTCCCTATCATCATGTGTTGCATGGGTTAGGGACTGCCAGGATTGATAATTATGTAAGAGAGGGGGGAGCGTATTTAGGGATTTGTGCAGGTGCATATTTTGGGTGCGCCCATTTTTCTTTTTTAGAACCTAATGGTTCTCTATTGGTTGCTAAAAGAGATTTAGGCTTTTTCCCCGGTATGGCTAATGGCCCTGCCTATGACAGTGCTTTTTCTTATACAAGCTCCTCTGGAGTTTTAGCTGCTTCATTACGTTTTACAGATTTCCCTGGAAAGAGCTTTGCGCTCTTTAATGGAGGGTGTTACTTTGAGAATGCCGAAGATTTCTCAGAAGTGCGGGTAGAGGCGCGTTACAATGATCTTCCAGGAAGTCCTGCGGCTATCATTTCTCGACGTCTTGATAGAGGCTTGGTGGTTCTTTCTGGGCCCCATATTGAATATCTTCCAGAGTTCTGCTCGCTACAAGAAGAGAATGTTGTTCATGCTCGAGAGCAAATTGCAAAGAACTCTGCGGGGCTTGAAGAATATAAGCAGACTTTAATCAAACGTTTGTTAAGCAATGTCGTCGAGCACGTTTTGTATTAG
- the metG gene encoding methionine--tRNA ligase: MASSRILITSALPYANGPLHFGHITGAYLPADVYARFQRLLGKEVLYICGSDEYGIAITLNAELAGMGYQEYVDMYHKLHKDTLKKLGISVDFFSRTTNPHHPAIVQDFYRNLQDKGLMENLVTDQLYSEEEEKFLADRYVVGTCPKCGFDRARGDECQQCGADYEARDLKDPRSKLTGKALSLRETEHAYFHLERMKEELLTFVEGIYLRPHMRNFVIDYIKNLRPRAVTRDLSWGVPVPGLENKVFYVWFDAPIGYISGTMDWAASIGDPDAWKKFWLDDKVTYTQFVGKDNTSFHSVIFPAMEMGQSLPYKKVDALVTSEFLLLEGFQFSKSEGNIIDMDAFLETYSLDKLRYVLAAIAPETSDSEFAFQEFKTRCNSDLVGKFGNFVNRVVAFAAKNGCTELSHPQLEQQDLEFIAEAQKLAKEAADHYQQYSLRKACSTIMELAALGNGYFNDQAPWKLAKEDLWNRVRSILFCACYCQKLLALISYPIMPETAWTIWGMIAPGSLDLRSQDPERLQSIWTEAFFDYSEESFSLKEPELLFTVVE; the protein is encoded by the coding sequence GTGGCATCTTCTCGCATTCTTATAACTTCTGCTTTGCCTTATGCAAATGGACCTCTTCATTTCGGACACATTACGGGTGCTTATTTACCTGCAGATGTTTATGCGCGTTTTCAAAGATTGCTAGGAAAAGAAGTATTATACATTTGTGGTTCTGATGAGTACGGAATAGCGATTACCCTAAATGCAGAATTAGCAGGTATGGGGTATCAAGAATATGTTGATATGTATCATAAGCTTCATAAAGATACCCTTAAGAAGCTCGGGATTTCTGTAGATTTCTTTTCCAGAACCACAAACCCTCATCATCCCGCTATTGTTCAGGATTTCTATAGAAATTTGCAGGACAAAGGGTTGATGGAAAACCTTGTAACGGATCAGCTTTATTCTGAGGAAGAAGAAAAGTTTTTAGCTGACCGTTATGTTGTGGGGACCTGTCCTAAGTGTGGGTTTGATCGGGCTAGGGGAGACGAATGTCAGCAGTGTGGAGCCGATTACGAAGCCAGAGATTTAAAAGATCCTCGTTCTAAATTAACTGGGAAAGCTTTGTCTTTGCGCGAAACAGAACATGCTTATTTTCATTTAGAACGCATGAAGGAAGAACTGCTTACCTTTGTAGAGGGCATTTATTTACGTCCCCACATGCGTAACTTTGTAATAGATTACATTAAAAATTTGCGTCCTCGAGCAGTTACTAGAGATTTGTCTTGGGGGGTACCCGTTCCAGGTTTAGAGAACAAAGTATTCTATGTATGGTTTGATGCTCCAATCGGATACATTAGTGGAACTATGGATTGGGCAGCGTCTATCGGAGATCCAGACGCTTGGAAGAAATTTTGGTTAGATGACAAAGTAACGTATACTCAGTTCGTTGGTAAAGATAATACATCTTTCCATTCGGTTATTTTTCCTGCTATGGAAATGGGACAGTCGCTTCCCTATAAGAAAGTCGATGCTTTAGTGACATCCGAATTTTTACTTTTGGAAGGATTCCAATTTAGTAAATCGGAAGGGAATATCATAGATATGGATGCGTTTTTAGAAACGTATTCCTTGGATAAATTACGCTATGTGTTAGCGGCTATTGCTCCAGAAACTTCGGATAGCGAGTTTGCATTCCAGGAGTTTAAAACTCGATGCAATTCTGATCTTGTAGGTAAATTCGGAAATTTTGTGAATCGAGTTGTTGCTTTTGCTGCTAAGAATGGATGCACCGAACTTTCTCATCCTCAATTAGAACAACAAGATTTAGAGTTCATAGCTGAAGCTCAAAAACTTGCTAAAGAAGCTGCTGATCATTATCAGCAATATAGTTTGCGTAAAGCTTGCTCAACAATTATGGAATTAGCTGCCTTGGGGAATGGTTATTTCAACGATCAAGCTCCATGGAAACTAGCTAAAGAAGATCTTTGGAATCGAGTGCGATCCATTCTATTTTGTGCTTGCTATTGCCAAAAATTGTTAGCTCTTATCTCCTATCCAATTATGCCTGAAACAGCGTGGACAATTTGGGGAATGATTGCTCCAGGTTCTTTAGATTTGCGTTCTCAAGATCCGGARAGATTGCAGTCAATTTGGACAGAAGCCTTTTTCGATTACTCAGAAGAGAGCTTCTCGTTGAAAGAACCTGAATTATTGTTCACTGTAGTTGAGTGA
- the dcd gene encoding dCTP deaminase produces MGIKEDNWIRKMAIEEGMIEPFADNQVKVHPETGEKLISYGLSSYGYDLRISREFKVFTNIYNSLVDPKCFTEDALISIVDDVCIIPPNSFALARSVEYFRIPRNVLTVCIGKSTYARCGLIVNVTPFEPEWEGYVTIEISNTTPLPAKIYANEGIAQVLFFEGDSACDVSYADRQGKYQKQQGITVPFV; encoded by the coding sequence ATGGGGATTAAAGAAGACAACTGGATTCGCAAAATGGCAATTGAAGAGGGTATGATAGAGCCATTTGCTGATAATCAAGTAAAAGTACATCCAGAAACTGGAGAAAAACTCATTAGTTATGGCTTGTCCAGTTACGGATATGATTTACGTATCTCTAGAGAATTTAAAGTCTTTACCAATATATACAATTCCCTAGTTGATCCGAAATGTTTCACAGAAGACGCTTTGATTTCCATCGTGGATGATGTTTGTATTATTCCTCCTAATTCTTTTGCCTTGGCTCGCAGCGTAGAATATTTCCGAATCCCTCGCAATGTTCTTACCGTTTGCATAGGAAAATCGACTTATGCACGCTGTGGACTTATTGTAAACGTCACCCCCTTTGAACCCGAATGGGAAGGATATGTGACCATCGAAATTTCTAATACCACTCCACTACCTGCAAAAATTTATGCTAATGAGGGAATTGCTCAAGTTCTTTTCTTTGAAGGAGACTCCGCATGTGATGTTTCTTACGCAGATCGCCAAGGGAAATATCAAAAACAACAAGGCATTACAGTTCCTTTTGTGTAA
- a CDS encoding DMT family transporter has protein sequence MMSYHSPMSTSRNTPLGIFYSLLACFYWSIVFVIPSMLGNFPDLDIVLTRYSVFGICSLVTILYKRSNIFKTVPFSLWKTSLFWAFLINIVYYFCIAQSVRYSGAAITVIIAGLAPITILFYSNLKKKVLSYPFLLSMSGIIIIGIILSNLSEFQSNSSSSPLLYLFGLVCVTIATSIWAGYIICNHDFLERYSEISPETWCHMLGISSLIISLPLIILGDSFGITHVTQDFLFHIPVSERYLFILLCAAMGIFSSSRAISAWNKASLHLSTALLGALLIFEPLFGWILSYVCKQEIPSFQEGLGFSLMLGASLCLLFAQKKANEREDSEKTFVVTELDSN, from the coding sequence ATGATGTCCTACCATAGTCCGATGTCAACCTCTCGTAATACACCTTTAGGCATCTTCTATAGCTTATTGGCCTGTTTCTATTGGAGCATTGTTTTTGTGATCCCTAGTATGCTAGGGAACTTTCCCGACCTAGATATTGTACTTACTCGATATTCCGTTTTTGGGATCTGTTCGTTAGTTACTATTCTTTATAAACGTTCCAATATTTTCAAAACCGTTCCTTTTTCCCTCTGGAAAACCAGCTTGTTCTGGGCTTTTCTTATTAACATTGTATATTATTTTTGCATTGCGCAATCCGTCCGCTATTCAGGAGCTGCAATTACAGTGATTATTGCAGGATTAGCTCCCATTACCATCCTTTTTTATTCTAATTTAAAAAAAAAGGTGCTCTCTTATCCTTTTCTTCTAAGTATGAGCGGCATTATCATCATTGGAATCATCCTATCCAATCTTTCAGAATTTCAATCCAATTCAAGTTCCTCCCCTCTTCTCTATCTTTTTGGACTGGTATGTGTAACAATAGCTACTAGCATTTGGGCGGGATACATCATATGTAATCATGATTTTCTAGAGAGATATTCAGAAATTTCTCCTGAAACTTGGTGCCATATGCTGGGTATTAGCTCTCTTATCATTAGCCTCCCCCTGATCATCTTAGGAGATAGCTTTGGCATCACCCATGTGACCCAAGATTTTCTATTTCACATTCCTGTTTCTGAAAGATATTTATTCATTCTTCTCTGCGCCGCTATGGGTATTTTTTCATCTTCCCGAGCGATTTCGGCTTGGAATAAAGCTTCCCTCCACCTATCTACAGCGTTATTAGGAGCTCTTCTTATCTTTGAACCACTCTTTGGCTGGATCCTCTCTTATGTATGCAAACAAGAAATTCCATCATTCCAAGAAGGATTAGGATTCTCTTTAATGCTAGGAGCCAGTCTCTGTCTTCTTTTTGCACAGAAAAAAGCCAATGAACGAGAAGATTCTGAAAAAACTTTCGTAGTTACAGAACTTGATTCGAACTAA
- a CDS encoding SpoIID/LytB domain-containing protein: MKKLNLLVLLGVFCGVGAVGDADVKVSDALSQSILSEPRIRVLLLSESTTALVEAKGAFSVFGDGELLRVSSQGQRCAAHALYGGIRWGENYPNVECLKIEPLDGSASLFVNGIQYKGSVYIHKTERNCLFVVNELAIEDYLKSVLSVKYLKELDKEALSACVILERTALYERLLAGNANSFWHVNAQEDRYGGYGVTSQFYGVEEAVDWTSRLVLDNPEGLVFNADYLLQSNVDRLAIEGYNARQILEKFYKDADLVVIESWEDNNRGV; this comes from the coding sequence GTGAAAAAGTTAAATCTACTCGTGCTGTTAGGAGTGTTTTGTGGGGTGGGGGCTGTTGGAGATGCCGATGTTAAGGTATCTGATGCCCTGTCTCAGTCTATTCTTTCCGAACCAAGGATCCGCGTTCTTTTGTTGAGTGAAAGTACGACGGCTTTAGTTGAAGCTAAGGGAGCTTTTTCTGTATTTGGAGATGGCGAGCTTTTGCGAGTTTCTTCTCAAGGACAACGTTGTGCTGCTCATGCATTATATGGAGGGATTCGTTGGGGAGAGAATTATCCTAATGTTGAGTGTTTAAAAATCGAACCTCTTGATGGATCCGCGTCTCTATTTGTTAATGGTATTCAATACAAAGGCTCCGTATACATTCACAAAACAGAGCGTAACTGTTTGTTTGTGGTGAACGAGCTTGCGATAGAAGACTATCTGAAGTCAGTCCTTTCTGTGAAATATTTGAAAGAATTGGATAAAGAAGCTTTATCGGCTTGCGTCATCTTAGAGAGAACGGCTTTGTACGAGCGTCTTCTTGCAGGTAATGCTAATAGCTTTTGGCATGTCAATGCTCAGGAAGATCGTTATGGGGGGTATGGAGTTACATCCCAGTTTTATGGTGTAGAAGAGGCTGTGGATTGGACATCTCGACTCGTGTTGGATAATCCCGAGGGATTAGTTTTCAATGCAGATTATCTGTTGCAATCCAATGTAGATCGTTTAGCTATAGAAGGCTATAATGCGCGGCAAATTTTAGAGAAATTTTATAAAGATGCTGATCTTGTCGTCATTGAGTCTTGGGAAGACAATAATAGAGGTGTTTGA
- a CDS encoding SF1B family DNA helicase RecD2, whose translation MGCEEKLSGTLELILPEDSLSNQMGYAFLRVPYKNSLVTICGNSSLSLFKIGASVDLTGYWSVDASGALVFRFTTAKTYSPSLGIIAYLTSQIKGVGPKLAQKIIATFGEETLSVLDSCPSKLVEVDGISLARCEDFSRQLHEQKDLRNALLFLQRHGIAIHYGLRLYKKYQNQTIDKVCQDPFLLAKEMYGVGFKTADLIASCLGVPLNSPNRIVAGIQYSLDELQEEGHTCYPLNDFIVLVEKLLNEDTPEKIVRKEEILTQVHFLSRQKAVYIKELEQDSYIWSRQLFLAEQQIAIDIRRLLFSSKRIQPINTQEAILEVENLLDLKLEDKQKEALYASSSQKIHIISGGPGTGKSTITRAILSIFEKISSPQKIILAAPTGKAAKRMTEITGKRTQTIHSLLQYDFKTLSFRKNHEDPIDCDLVIIDESGMIDTILLQRFLAALPDHAILILIGDVHQLPSVGPGNVLKDLILSNHIEVTYLTKIFRQLQNSNIITNAHKVNQGEFPVLNSSSGKKDFLFFQKEDPEEAIKHIIHLVSDFVPKKFGIFMKDIQVLAPMKKGVLGIFNLNKELKAALNPNKPFIQGKFHSFSTGDRVMQTRNNYNKEVFNGDIGYIASIDFAKKSLVACVDGRYICYSQTELNDLTPAYATSIHKYQGSEASCVILPIHTSHYVMLYRNLLYTAITRGKKLVILVGTKKAIAIAVRNDKVQHRCTGLQQSVQTLLNKPIPLFSPTYTICKP comes from the coding sequence ATGGGTTGCGAAGAGAAACTTTCCGGTACTTTGGAACTTATTCTTCCAGAAGATTCCCTATCCAATCAAATGGGATATGCTTTCCTACGAGTCCCTTACAAAAATTCATTAGTGACCATTTGTGGAAATTCCTCTCTTTCTCTCTTTAAAATTGGAGCTTCTGTTGATTTAACAGGTTATTGGAGTGTGGACGCTAGCGGAGCTTTAGTTTTTCGCTTTACTACAGCCAAAACGTACAGTCCTTCTTTGGGAATCATAGCCTACCTTACTTCCCAAATCAAAGGCGTGGGTCCCAAACTTGCTCAGAAAATTATAGCAACCTTTGGAGAAGAAACTCTTTCTGTGCTTGATTCATGTCCCTCCAAACTTGTAGAAGTAGATGGAATCTCTCTTGCCCGCTGTGAGGATTTTTCTAGGCAACTCCACGAGCAAAAAGACCTACGTAATGCCCTACTATTTCTGCAACGACATGGAATTGCTATTCACTATGGCTTACGTCTATATAAAAAATACCAAAACCAAACTATTGATAAAGTCTGTCAAGATCCTTTTCTTCTTGCAAAGGAAATGTATGGTGTAGGGTTTAAAACTGCAGATCTCATTGCCTCATGTCTTGGAGTCCCACTGAATTCTCCTAATCGTATCGTTGCAGGAATTCAATACTCTTTAGATGAACTGCAAGAAGAAGGCCATACGTGCTATCCCCTTAATGATTTCATTGTTCTCGTTGAAAAACTACTGAACGAAGATACTCCTGAAAAAATTGTACGTAAGGAAGAAATCCTTACTCAAGTGCATTTTCTGTCTCGACAAAAAGCTGTTTATATCAAAGAACTAGAACAGGACTCTTATATCTGGTCTAGACAGCTTTTTCTTGCCGAACAACAAATCGCTATAGACATCCGAAGACTTTTATTTTCTTCGAAACGCATCCAGCCTATCAATACCCAAGAGGCAATTCTTGAAGTAGAAAATCTTCTGGATTTAAAGCTGGAAGACAAGCAAAAAGAAGCTCTCTATGCTAGTTCTTCCCAAAAAATCCACATCATATCTGGGGGACCAGGAACTGGGAAAAGTACAATTACACGGGCTATTCTCTCAATCTTTGAAAAAATCTCGTCTCCCCAAAAAATCATCCTTGCAGCTCCCACTGGAAAAGCTGCAAAACGCATGACGGAAATCACAGGGAAACGTACCCAAACAATCCATTCCTTACTTCAATATGATTTTAAGACTTTGTCATTTCGTAAAAATCATGAAGATCCTATTGATTGCGATCTCGTTATTATTGATGAATCAGGAATGATCGATACGATTCTCCTTCAAAGATTCCTTGCTGCATTACCTGATCATGCTATTCTTATCCTAATTGGAGATGTGCACCAGCTACCTAGCGTAGGCCCAGGCAATGTCCTTAAAGACCTCATTCTTTCAAACCATATTGAGGTAACCTACTTAACCAAGATCTTCCGTCAGTTACAAAATTCCAATATCATTACTAATGCTCACAAAGTAAACCAGGGGGAATTCCCCGTCCTTAACAGCTCTTCTGGAAAAAAAGACTTTTTATTCTTTCAAAAAGAAGATCCAGAAGAGGCTATAAAGCATATTATCCATCTTGTTTCTGATTTCGTTCCGAAAAAATTCGGCATCTTTATGAAAGACATTCAAGTCCTTGCTCCTATGAAAAAAGGAGTACTAGGGATTTTCAATCTGAATAAAGAATTGAAAGCTGCTCTCAACCCCAATAAACCATTTATCCAAGGGAAGTTTCACTCCTTCTCTACGGGAGATCGCGTTATGCAAACGCGAAATAACTATAATAAAGAAGTTTTCAATGGAGATATTGGGTACATCGCCTCTATAGATTTTGCTAAAAAAAGTTTAGTAGCTTGTGTTGATGGCCGATATATTTGTTATTCACAAACGGAACTAAACGACTTAACACCAGCTTATGCTACTTCCATACATAAGTATCAGGGAAGTGAGGCCTCATGCGTGATTCTACCTATCCATACCTCTCATTATGTTATGCTGTATAGAAACCTCCTCTATACAGCAATCACGAGAGGGAAAAAACTGGTTATTCTAGTAGGAACTAAAAAAGCTATTGCTATCGCTGTACGCAATGATAAAGTACAACATCGATGCACTGGACTACAACAATCTGTACAAACTCTCCTTAATAAGCCTATTCCGCTTTTCTCTCCCACATACACGATTTGCAAACCTTAG
- the ruvB gene encoding Holliday junction branch migration DNA helicase RuvB: protein MTHKISVLHQDKKFDFSLRPKKLTEFYGQKQLKERLDLFLRAAVQRKEVPGHCLFYGPPGLGKTSLAHIMANTVGKGLVIASGPQLLKPSDLIGLLTGLQEGDVFFIDEIHRMGKTAEEYLYPAMEDFKVDITLDSGPGARSVRLDLAPFTLVGATTRAGMLSEPLRTRFAFTGRVDYYNEEDLVAILSRSAQLLSIEANKETLLEIARRARGTPRLANNLLRWVRDFAQMREGNCINSVVAEKALAMLLIDNLGLNEIDIKLLSVMIDFYQGGPVGMKTLAMAVGEDVRTLEDMYEPFLILKGLVQRTARGRVATPLAYEHLNRNPKDK from the coding sequence ATGACTCATAAAATTTCTGTTTTACACCAAGATAAAAAATTCGATTTTTCTTTGAGGCCAAAAAAGCTAACAGAGTTTTACGGGCAAAAACAGCTAAAAGAACGACTAGATCTTTTTCTTCGCGCAGCAGTTCAACGGAAGGAGGTCCCTGGCCATTGTTTGTTTTACGGCCCTCCAGGATTAGGGAAAACTTCATTAGCACACATTATGGCGAATACAGTAGGAAAAGGTCTAGTAATCGCTTCTGGTCCCCAGTTATTGAAACCATCTGATCTTATAGGACTATTGACTGGGTTACAAGAGGGTGATGTATTTTTCATTGATGAGATCCATCGCATGGGGAAAACTGCTGAAGAGTATCTGTATCCGGCAATGGAAGATTTTAAAGTGGATATTACTTTAGATTCTGGTCCAGGGGCACGTTCCGTACGTCTTGATTTGGCTCCTTTCACTCTAGTTGGTGCGACTACTCGTGCAGGAATGTTGAGTGAACCTTTGCGCACACGTTTTGCTTTTACTGGACGAGTAGATTACTATAACGAGGAAGATTTGGTTGCAATTCTATCTCGCTCTGCGCAGTTGCTTTCTATAGAAGCAAATAAGGAAACTCTTCTAGAGATTGCTAGAAGAGCACGCGGGACTCCACGTTTAGCGAATAATTTGCTTCGATGGGTTCGGGATTTTGCACAAATGCGAGAGGGAAATTGTATTAATAGCGTCGTAGCAGAAAAAGCTTTAGCTATGTTATTAATAGATAACTTAGGGTTAAACGAGATTGACATTAAACTTCTCTCCGTGATGATTGATTTTTATCAAGGGGGCCCTGTTGGGATGAAAACGCTTGCAATGGCTGTAGGCGAGGATGTCAGGACTCTGGAAGATATGTACGAACCCTTTTTGATTTTAAAAGGATTGGTTCAACGAACCGCGAGAGGGCGGGTTGCAACTCCTTTGGCATATGAACATCTTAACAGGAACCCAAAGGACAAGTAG
- a CDS encoding ribonuclease HII, protein MKSIVEQELLFREKSVFEDQAIKQGYSRIAGVDEAGRGPLAGPVVAGACILPGGKLFLGIDDSKKLSPKQRRYLYELLLEDPEVTCGVGVVSVERIDEINILEATKEAMVQAIASLRSTPDFLLVDGLFLPHEIPCLKIIKGDSRSVSIAAASIIAKEYRDELMRKLHSEYPEYGFDKHKGYGTVAHLQALKQFGPCVYHRKSFSPVKESIREGICQ, encoded by the coding sequence ATGAAATCAATCGTTGAGCAGGAGCTGCTTTTTAGAGAGAAGAGTGTTTTTGAGGATCAAGCTATCAAACAAGGATACTCACGAATTGCTGGTGTAGATGAGGCTGGGAGGGGGCCTCTTGCGGGTCCTGTCGTTGCTGGGGCTTGCATTCTGCCTGGAGGGAAGCTTTTTTTAGGTATTGATGACAGTAAGAAGTTATCCCCTAAGCAGAGACGGTATTTGTATGAACTTTTGCTTGAAGATCCCGAAGTCACTTGTGGGGTCGGAGTTGTCTCTGTTGAGCGAATAGATGAGATCAATATTTTAGAGGCTACCAAAGAAGCTATGGTTCAGGCCATAGCTTCTTTGCGGAGCACTCCTGATTTTTTATTGGTTGACGGGTTGTTTTTGCCGCATGAGATCCCCTGTCTTAAAATTATAAAAGGAGATTCTCGTTCCGTGTCAATAGCTGCCGCATCCATAATAGCCAAAGAATATCGTGATGAATTGATGCGGAAGCTTCATTCTGAATATCCTGAGTATGGGTTTGACAAACATAAGGGGTATGGAACGGTTGCGCATTTGCAAGCTTTAAAACAGTTTGGCCCTTGCGTATATCACAGAAAGAGTTTCTCTCCTGTAAAAGAGAGTATCCGAGAGGGAATATGTCAGTAA
- the gmk gene encoding guanylate kinase has product MSVKVASPFSPDGVQCLPKLFTISAPAGAGKTTLVHMLQEEFPSAFEKTVSSTTRSPRPGEVHGVDYVFMSEDEFKDVLDKDGFLEWVFLFGTYYGTSKEGISRILQKGKHCIAVIDVQGALTLKKQMQTVAIFIQAPSQEELERRLNTRDSEKDLQKKERLEHSNVEIAAASQFDYVVVNDDLTTAYQVLRSIFIAEEHRMSHG; this is encoded by the coding sequence ATGTCAGTAAAGGTTGCTTCCCCTTTTTCTCCAGATGGGGTCCAATGCCTTCCTAAACTTTTTACTATCAGTGCTCCTGCTGGAGCGGGGAAGACAACTTTAGTTCATATGTTACAAGAAGAATTCCCTTCTGCTTTTGAAAAAACTGTTTCTTCAACAACGCGTTCGCCTCGTCCCGGAGAAGTTCATGGCGTTGATTATGTGTTTATGTCTGAGGACGAATTTAAGGATGTTCTAGATAAGGACGGTTTTTTAGAATGGGTCTTTTTATTTGGGACCTATTATGGGACTAGTAAGGAAGGGATTTCTAGAATTCTCCAAAAGGGGAAACATTGCATTGCGGTGATTGATGTGCAAGGCGCTTTGACTTTGAAAAAGCAAATGCAAACAGTGGCTATTTTTATTCAGGCTCCTTCTCAAGAAGAACTCGAGAGACGTCTAAATACTCGGGATTCAGAAAAGGATCTCCAAAAAAAAGAGAGATTGGAGCATAGCAATGTGGAAATTGCTGCTGCCAGTCAATTCGATTACGTTGTTGTTAACGATGATTTAACCACTGCGTATCAAGTTTTAAGAAGTATTTTTATAGCTGAAGAACATAGGATGAGTCATGGCTAG